A single Pagrus major chromosome 19, Pma_NU_1.0 DNA region contains:
- the sox17 gene encoding transcription factor SOX-17 has protein sequence MSSPDAGYASDDQTQARCTMSVMMPGMGHCQWADPLSPLGDTKVKSEPCASGSGSQSRGKSEPRIRRPMNAFMVWAKDERKRLAQQNPDLHNAELSKMLGKSWKALPVTEKQPFVEEAERLRVQHMQDHPNYKYRPRRRKQVKRIKRLDSGFLVHGVSDHQAQAMSGDGRVCVESLGLGYHEHGFQLPSQPLSHYRDAQALGGPSYEAYSLPTPDTSPLDAVESDSIFFPPHSQEDCHMMPAYAYHSQAAEYQPQDALSNHHSNAILHRHPASAPEQPPQPSTLPPSYMGCPNPLAMYYTQHCSPSHPKRHPGGGAGQLSPPPDSHPHPADSVEQMHHSELLAEVDRSEFEQYLSSSAARADMTGLPYGPHEAGMQGPESLISSVLSDASTAVYYCSYNNS, from the exons ATGAGCAGTCCCGATGCGGGGTACGCCAGCGACGATCAGACCCAGGCAAGGTGTACGATGTCAGTCATGATGCCTGGAATGGGACACTGCCAGTGGGCCGACCCCCTCAGTCCTCTTGGGGACACCAAAGTGAAGAGCGAGCCGTGCGCCTCCGGCTCCGGCAGCCAGAGCCGCGGCAAGAGCGAACCGCGGATCCGGCGGCCCATGAACGCGTTCATGGTGTGGGCGAAGGATGAGCGCAAGAGGCTGGCGCAGCAAAACCCGGACCTGCACAACGCGGAGCTGAGCAAAATGTTGG GGAAATCGTGGAAAGCCCTTCCTGTTACAGAGAAGCAGCCCTTTGTCGAGGAGGCCGAGCGGCTGCGGGTTCAGCACATGCAGGATCACCCCAACTACAAGTACCGGCCACGGCGGCGGAAGCAGGTGAAGAGGATTAAGAGGCTGGACTCTGGCTTTCTAGTCCACGGCGTGTCCGATCACCAGGCCCAGGCGATGTCCGGCGAcggcagagtgtgtgtggagagcCTGGGCCTGGGCTACCACGAGCACGGCTTCCAGCTTCCCTCGCAGCCGCTCAGCCACTACCGAGATGCTCAGGCTCTTGGAGGCCCCTCTTATGAGGCCTACAGCCTCCCCACACCTGACACCTCTCCTCTGGACGCCGTGGAGTCCGACTCCATCTTCTTCCCTCCACACTCGCAGGAGGACTGCCACATGATGCCTGCGTACGCTTACCACTCCCAGGCGGCAGAGTACCAGCCCCAGGACGCCCTCTCCAACCACCACAGCAACGCTATCCTGCACCGACACCCTGCCTCAGCTCCAGAGCAGCCCCCTCAGCCCTCCACTCTCCCCCCTTCCTACATGGGGTGCCCCAACCCTCTGGCAATGTATTACACCCAGCACTGCAGTCCCAGCCACCCCAAGCGGCACCCTGGCGGCGGGGCAGGACAGCTCTCCCCACCTCCCGACTCCCACCCTCACCCAGCGGACAGCGTGGAGCAGATGCACCACTCCGAGCTGCTGGCCGAGGTGGACCGGAGCGAGTTCGAGCAGTATTTGAGCTCCTCTGCGGCGCGTGCGGACATGACAGGCTTGCCATACGGGCCGCACGAGGCTGGCATGCAAGGACCTGAGAGCCTCATATCATCGGTGCTGTCAGACGCCAGCACAGCTGTGTATTACTGTAGCTACAACAACTCCTAA